The genomic DNA CCAGAATAACGGAAGATAAAGGATGCAAAATAATGCCGTCCAACCATAAAACACCCCTTTAAATATACCGGATCGTACTGCGGTCAATTATTGATCTCCTGCTAATATCATTATGCGGAAACGCCCTCAGAAACCGGACTTGAAATTTTCGCCCGAAGTAAGCTGACAACATATTTGCTGTATTCCTGTGACAAATTAAAATAATTTATATTTTTTGGACGCCAGCTGCCAACCGGATGCTCTATTAGCACTATATTCGGCATAAATCTCTTAAATTCCACAATTGCCCGCGGCATATGTTCAAGTGACGTTACAACTCTAAGGCTTTTGATATTATTTATTTCAACCCACTGCATTGTTTCTATTGCGTTTCCCACTGTATCCACCGCCTTATTACCGCTTTCAATACAGCATTCTTCAAGATCAGGACTGCTTCCTAAAAGTATTAATAATTCTTCACGTGTTACTTTTTCATCCACACCGGAAATATATAGTTTCTCGGCAAGATGAGCTTCCAATAATTTAATGGCAACATCCAGTCGGTTCTGCCCTCCGGTAAGAACAACTATTGCATCCGTTTTTTGTGTGCCACCGGGAGGTTTAATTGAAAGCTGATCAATATACCATAAAAATCCTCCAAGCCAGATCAGGCCCAGAAAAATTATGATACTTAAAAGACTTCGCATAACCTCGTTATACCATCCTTCCCAATTCACGCATAACAGTTATTCGCGCTGTAAACATGGCCAG from Emcibacteraceae bacterium includes the following:
- a CDS encoding YdcF family protein, translated to MRSLLSIIIFLGLIWLGGFLWYIDQLSIKPPGGTQKTDAIVVLTGGQNRLDVAIKLLEAHLAEKLYISGVDEKVTREELLILLGSSPDLEECCIESGNKAVDTVGNAIETMQWVEINNIKSLRVVTSLEHMPRAIVEFKRFMPNIVLIEHPVGSWRPKNINYFNLSQEYSKYVVSLLRAKISSPVSEGVSA